The window AATAAATGATACGCCGGCAGAATCGTATCCCCTGTATTCCAGCTTTTTCAGCCCCTCGATCAGTATCGGAACAGCTTTCCTCCCGCCTATATATCCGACAATTCCACACATTTCAAATTCTCCTGATCAATTTTTTCATTTCAGCCACTGCTGAAGGCAGTCCGGTCATGACTGCCTGCGCAACTATGGAAAAGCCGATATTGACTTCCGTGATCTCTTCAATGGTCCTGATCGCGGATACATTGCGATAATCCAACCCGTGCCCTGCGAAAACCAGCAGATGGCTGCGTCTGGCTTCAAAAGCCCCCTTGCGCAGGCGAGTCCATTCATCTTCACAATTCCCTGCGCGGAAAGCCCTGGCATAAGCTCCGGTATGCAGTTCAACGGCATTAGCGCCTGATTCGGCCGCTGATACGATCTGCTCGTATTCAGGGTCTATGAAAAGGCTCACCTGGATTTTCAGGTTTTGGAATCCCTTGACGACTTTTTTCAGGTCCTTGAGAGCCGCCTTGACATCCAGACCCCCTTCAGTTGTCACTTCTTCCCGCCGTTCAGGGACAAGCGTCACCTGATCCGGCTTTAATTCGCCTGCGATACCGATGGTCTCCGGATTGGAAGCCATTTCAAGGTTAAGTCTGGTTTTGATGAGCTTACGCAGCAGATGCAGATCCCTGTCCTGGATATGTCGCCTGTCTTCGCGCAGATGGCAGGTGATCCCGTCAGCGCCATGCAGCTCGCAGATCAGGGCTGCTGTAACAGGATCAGGCTGGTCTTCCCTGCGTGCCTGGCGCAGCGTGGCAATATGATCAATGTTGACACCAAGTTTCATACTTACTCCAACAACAGAAACTAATAAAAATCGATTGGGGTTATTAAGTTTTTAAGTTTATAAGATTGTAGTAATCAGAAGACAAATTCCTTTAACTTACAAACTTACCAACTTATTAACTTACCAACTTCCAAATCAGCATATTCCTATAACCCGGAATTGTCAAAGCTTGTACCCGATCTTCCTGAGAAATCCCTTCCTGTTCTCTATGTCAGTCTGGGTCTCTATACCCTTCGGGCTTTCCCCGTCTATCACCCCGATCACTCCCCTGCCGCCGTCTGCTTCCACCAGCAGGACAGTCACAGGATTGGCCGTAGCGCAGTAAATACCGCAGACTTCAGGGCAGGATTTCACCTGATTCAGGATATTGATGGGAAAGGCGTTTTTCAGGAAAATGATGAAAGTGTGGCCTGCTCCGATTTTTTGAAGGTTTGCTTCAGCAAGATTCTGCAGATCCTGATCATTTCCAGCGCTTCTGATCAGGCAGGGTCCGGAAGCCTCGGAAAAAGCCAGGCCGAATCTGATGGATGCCGAAGATCCGATGCAGAGTTCGTATAAGTCTTCCACTGATTTGATGAAATGGGTCTGCCCGAAAATAAAATTCAGTTCTTCAGGATTGTCGATTTTCACTTGCTGAATATCCAAGACTGCCCTCCTTGAATTCGTAATGACTGATTATCATCTGCACTAGAAAATGATAATTCTTTTCCAGTTCGATTGAAAGCTTCTCAGCTGTGTTTGAAAACGGCGGCCAGAATGGCCGCCGCTGTTGATGGAATTCCGATGCCTAGTTGATCGCTATCGATGTGGTAAGGTCGGTTTTGGATGATCGTCAGCCGATGGGCTCGGCCAGACCCCATCTGCTCTATCAATTCACCTTCAGGATATTGCTGTAAATATAGCCTGTTCTGCCGTCATCGAGAGTCACCCTGTACCAGTTCCCTTCCAGGCTCAGCACTTTTACCTGTGTCCCGTTTCTCAGCGCAGTAAGGATGGAATAGTTGGTGCCAGGGCCGCTTCTGACATTGGCGACGCCGTCCGAGGAACTGACTGTGCCGATCTGGATTGTTTCAACATTGTAGTCTATACAGGCGCTGTAGTTGCCAATGCCGGACTTGCCATACTGCACGTATGCCATGCCTCTGATCCCCCACCAGTCGCCCCAGGAATTCTTGATGATCCAGCTCTGATACTGGTCGTTCCAACCGATGATCACGATCGCGTGCTGAGTGCCTTCAGTGGCGTCGTGATTGTAAATGCCTCCTGAATAGAACTGGAAATTCGAGTCTACAGTCAGATGCGTATAAATCGGCCCGTACTGCATGATGGCACTTTTCATGGAGTCCACATCTGAACTCACTGTGTACCACATCTTGATTCTGCAGGTTCTTGGTACATTGGTGCAGGCGGTCTCCACTCCCTGATAGGGCAGGTCCTGCTCCAGAGCCAGGCCATTCTGCATCACCTGGGTGAGGGCCATGTAATTTCCGCCTTTGCAGCTGAAACCCATGGAATTGCAGGAAATCAGGTCCTGCTCAGACAGGTCGATGTTCTTATGCTCATTAATCAGGCAGCCGGCCTCAACTACTGCCGCACAAGCGAAAGCCCAGCATGATCCGCAATTTCCCTGGTACTTGACCGAAGTGACACAAGCTTTTTCTGTCCAGTCGAAATGGGACGGGACTTCCCTGCTCCTGTCCAGCGGAGCTGCCGGGCCCCTGTTGATTCCGCCTGCCGAAGCACCAGCCAGATCCTTGAGCTCCACATCGTCTGGCAGCGTATTCCTGTCCACTGTATATGTAGCTTTCTCGTTCTTGCAGATATCCAGCACTTTCTGGAACTCAGCGTCATTCTTCGATCTGATCGCGCGCTCTTTTACCCCGACTTCCTGGGAAGATACAGACATGGTCAGCGTCAGCGAGATCAGCAGTCCACAGACAGCTCTTTTCATTGATTCCCCCGTTATTTTATTAAGCCAAGAATAGCCTGGAGCTATACGTTCATCCAGTGAATAACTGTGAATAATTTTCCATGCACAGTTTGCCCTGCCAGATTGATTTGATTTATTATGTATTTATGATGCTTCCTTCACCACCTGCAGTATTCAAAGGCCGCGACAAAGAGCTTGATGTTCTGTCAGCAAAAATCCCTGCCGATAAAGTGCTGATTATTGCCGGAATCGACGGCAGCGGAAAAACAGCTCTTGCATCTTATCTAGCCCGGAAAATGCAGCAGGAAAAACAGAAAATCATCTGGGTGTCATGCGAAAACGGCTGGCAGAGCGGCGAAATGCTGGCAGCCCTTGTCCAGCAGCTGAAAGATCTTACCCTGGACCGGAAATACTCCGCCCTGTCATCAGCTCAATCCGAAGACATCATCAAAGCTTTGGACGAAAACTCGCTTCTTTTGTTCATCGACGATTTCCAGTTCGTGGAAAATTCAGATACTCTCAAATTCATAATAAATTCCTGCAGATACCTGAATACAGCCAGGATCATCCTGATCACTAATAAAAGACCTGATCTTTCCAGGTCTGACCTGGCTGAGATCTTTGAACTGCAGCTCACCGGACTTGCTAAAAATGATTCCCTGGCAATCCTTAAGGAAATGCTGCCGCACGATCTGAAACTCTCCAAACTCCAGGAAGACCGGATTTTTGATCTGACCAGGGGATATCCTTTTCTGCTGAAAATGTTCGCTGTTTTTTTAAAGATCGGGGAACATACAGTGGAAACCCTGCTGGAAGACTGTTCGGACTTTCGGCAGGAAGCTGGAGAAAAGCTTCTCAACAGCATCTGGGAAAAACTGACCGAAGACGAACGCTCTGCAATGCTGAAACTGTCCGTCTTACGTGTGCCGGTCCGGGCTGA is drawn from Candidatus Wallbacteria bacterium and contains these coding sequences:
- a CDS encoding pyridoxine 5'-phosphate synthase, whose amino-acid sequence is MKLGVNIDHIATLRQARREDQPDPVTAALICELHGADGITCHLREDRRHIQDRDLHLLRKLIKTRLNLEMASNPETIGIAGELKPDQVTLVPERREEVTTEGGLDVKAALKDLKKVVKGFQNLKIQVSLFIDPEYEQIVSAAESGANAVELHTGAYARAFRAGNCEDEWTRLRKGAFEARRSHLLVFAGHGLDYRNVSAIRTIEEITEVNIGFSIVAQAVMTGLPSAVAEMKKLIRRI
- a CDS encoding adenosine-specific kinase, which produces MDIQQVKIDNPEELNFIFGQTHFIKSVEDLYELCIGSSASIRFGLAFSEASGPCLIRSAGNDQDLQNLAEANLQKIGAGHTFIIFLKNAFPINILNQVKSCPEVCGIYCATANPVTVLLVEADGGRGVIGVIDGESPKGIETQTDIENRKGFLRKIGYKL
- a CDS encoding C1 family peptidase, which gives rise to MKRAVCGLLISLTLTMSVSSQEVGVKERAIRSKNDAEFQKVLDICKNEKATYTVDRNTLPDDVELKDLAGASAGGINRGPAAPLDRSREVPSHFDWTEKACVTSVKYQGNCGSCWAFACAAVVEAGCLINEHKNIDLSEQDLISCNSMGFSCKGGNYMALTQVMQNGLALEQDLPYQGVETACTNVPRTCRIKMWYTVSSDVDSMKSAIMQYGPIYTHLTVDSNFQFYSGGIYNHDATEGTQHAIVIIGWNDQYQSWIIKNSWGDWWGIRGMAYVQYGKSGIGNYSACIDYNVETIQIGTVSSSDGVANVRSGPGTNYSILTALRNGTQVKVLSLEGNWYRVTLDDGRTGYIYSNILKVN